A genomic stretch from Pithys albifrons albifrons isolate INPA30051 chromosome 28, PitAlb_v1, whole genome shotgun sequence includes:
- the CSDE1 gene encoding cold shock domain-containing protein E1 isoform X2, translating to MSFDPNLLHNNGHNGYPNGTSAALRETGVIEKLLTSYGFIQCSERQARLFFHCSQYNGNLQELKVGDDVEFEVSSDRRTGKPIAIKLVKIKPEILPEERINGQEVFYLTYTPEDVEGNVQLETGDKINFIIDTNKHTGAVSARNILLLKKKQARCQGVVCAMKEAFGFIERGDVVKEIFFHYSEFKGDLETLQPGDDVEFTIKDRNGKEVATDVRLLPQGTVIFEDISIEHFEGTVTKVIPKVPSKNQSDPLPGRIKVDFVIPKELPFGDKDTKSKVTLLESDHVRFNISTDRRDKLERATNIEVLPNTFQFTNETREMGVIAAMRDGFGFIKCVDRDARMFFHFSEIMDGNQLHISDEVEFTVVPDMLSAQRNHAIRIKKLPKGTVSFHTQSEHRFVGTIDKEATPAKATSPNKGKEKEAEDGIIVYDDCGVKLTIPYQAKDVEGSTNPQIGDKVEFCVCEVKRTGLQTAVSVRMLGRNYCSKRLLGYVAALKDNFGFIETANHDKEIFFHYSEFCGDIDSLELGDTVEYSLSKGKGNKVSAEKVNKTHAVNGITDEADPTVYSGKVIRPLRSVDPTQTEYQGMIEVMEDGEMKGEVYPFGIVGMANKGDCLQKGETVKFQLCVLGQNGQMMAVNITPFRRATVECVKDQFGFINYEVGDSKKLFFHVKEVQDGVELQAGDEVEFSVILNQRTGKCSACNVWRVCEGAKAVAAPRPDRLVNRLKSINLDDANAPRLTVLRQPRGPDNSKGFGAERKIRQAGVID from the exons ATGAGCTTTGATCCAAACCTGCTCCACAACAATGGACACAACGGGTACCCCAACGGTACTTCGGCGGCGCTGCGCGAGACGGGCGTGATCGAGAAGCTGCTCACCTCGTACGGCTTCATCCAGTGCTCCGAGCGCCAGGCCAGGCTGTTCTTCCACTGCTCCCAGTACAACGGCAACCTGCAGGAGCTCAAAGTAGGAG ATGATGTTGAGTTTGAAGTGTCTTCTGATCGCCGAACTGGAAAACCCATTGCCATTAAATTGGTGaagataaaaccagaaatattaCCTGAAGAACGAATAAATGGACAA GAAGTATTTTACCTGACTTACACCCCAGAGGATGTCGAAGGAAATGTACAGCTGGAAACAGGAGATAAAATCAACTTTATAATTGATACAAATAAACA cACTGGTGCTGTAAGTGCTCGTAACATTctgctattaaaaaagaaacaagcccGCTGTCAAGGAGTAGTTTGTGCCATGAAA GAAGCCTTTGGATTTATTGAGAGAGGTGATGTCGTGAAGGAGATATTCTTTCACTATAGTGAATTTAAAGGTGACCTAGAAACCTTACAGCCTGGTGATGATGTGGAGTTTACAATCAAAGACAGAAAT GGTAAAGAAGTTGCAACAGATGTTAGACTGCTGCCTCAAGGAACTGTCATTTTTGAAGATATCAGCATTGAGCATTTTGAAGGAACTGTAACCAAAGTAATTCCAAAAGTACCCAGCAAAAACCAG AGTGATCCCTTACCAGGCCGCATCAAAGTGGACTTTGTGATTCCTAAAGAACTTCCCTTTGGAGACAAAGACACGAAATCCAAGGTGACCCTGCTGGAAAGTGACCACGTGCGGTTCAACATCTCAACGGACAGGCGTGACAAGCTGGAACGAGCCACCAACATTGAGGTCCTCCCCAACACCTTCCAGTTCACTAATGAAACCAGAGAAATG GGGGTGATTGCAGCCATGAGGGATGGCTTTGGCTTCATCAAGTGCGTGGACAGGGACGCTCGCATGTTCTTCCACTTCAGCGAGATCATGGATGGCAACCAGCTCCACATTTCTGATGAAGTGGAGTTCACTGTCGTTCCT GATATGCTGTCTGCCCAAAGGAACCATGCCATAAGGATTAAAAAGCTTCCCAAGGGCACAGTATCTTTCCACACCCAATCAGAACATCGTTTTGTGGGCACTATAGACAAAGAAGCCACTCCAGCCAAAGCCACTAGCCCAAATAAAGGCAAAGAGAAG GAAGCTGAGGATGGAATAATTGTGTATGATGACTGTGGAGTAAAACTGACCATTCCCTACCAGGCCAAGGATGTGGAAGGATCTACTAATCCCCAGATAGGAGATAAG GTTgagttctgtgtgtgtgaagtGAAGAGAACTGGTCTGCAAACAGCTGTGTCTGTCAGGATGCTGGGACGCAACTACTGCTCCAAGAGGCTTTTGGGATATGTGGCAGCCCTGAAAGATAACTTTGGGTTTATTGAAACAGCCAATCATGATAAGGAGATCTTCTTCCACTACAG TGAATTCTGTGGAGACATTGATAGCCTGGAACTTGGGGACACTGTGGAATACAGCTTgtcaaaaggcaaaggaaacaAAGTTAGTGCAGAGAAGGTGAACAAAACACATGCAG TGAATGGAATCACTGACGAAGCTGATCCAACTGTTTACTCTGGTAAAGTGATTCGTCCTTTGAGGAGTGTAGATCCCACACAGACTGAGTACCAGGGCATGATTGAAGTCATGGAAGATG GTGAGATGAAAGGAGAGGTCTATCCATTTGGAATTGTTGGAATGGCAAACAAAGGGGACTGTCTGCAGAAGGGGGAGACAGTGAAgttccagctgtgtgtgctggggcagaaCGGGCAGATGATGGCTGTGAACATCACCCCGTTCCGCAGGGCCACCGTGGAGTGTGTCAAGGAccag TTTGGTTTCATTAACTATGAAGTTGGTGACAGCAAAAAGCTCTTCTTCCATGTCAAAGAAGTGCAGGATGGTGtggagctccaggctggggatgaagTGGAGTTCTCCGTAATCCTGAACCAGCGCACAGGAAAATGCAGTGCCTGTAACGTGTGGCGTGTCTG CGAAGGCGCCAAGGCTGTTGCTGCTCCGCGTCCCGATAGACTCGTGAACCGTTTGAAGAGCATCAACCTGGACGATGCCAACGCCCCGCGGCTCACAGTGCTCCGCCAGCCCCGGGGGCCCGACAACTCAAAG GGATTTGGTGCAGAGAGAAAGATCCGCCAGGCTGGTGTTATAGACTGA
- the CSDE1 gene encoding cold shock domain-containing protein E1 isoform X1, translating into MSFDPNLLHNNGHNGYPNGTSAALRETGVIEKLLTSYGFIQCSERQARLFFHCSQYNGNLQELKVGDDVEFEVSSDRRTGKPIAIKLVKIKPEILPEERINGQVVCAVPHNLESKSPAAPGQSPTGSVCYERNGEVFYLTYTPEDVEGNVQLETGDKINFIIDTNKHTGAVSARNILLLKKKQARCQGVVCAMKEAFGFIERGDVVKEIFFHYSEFKGDLETLQPGDDVEFTIKDRNGKEVATDVRLLPQGTVIFEDISIEHFEGTVTKVIPKVPSKNQSDPLPGRIKVDFVIPKELPFGDKDTKSKVTLLESDHVRFNISTDRRDKLERATNIEVLPNTFQFTNETREMGVIAAMRDGFGFIKCVDRDARMFFHFSEIMDGNQLHISDEVEFTVVPDMLSAQRNHAIRIKKLPKGTVSFHTQSEHRFVGTIDKEATPAKATSPNKGKEKEAEDGIIVYDDCGVKLTIPYQAKDVEGSTNPQIGDKVEFCVCEVKRTGLQTAVSVRMLGRNYCSKRLLGYVAALKDNFGFIETANHDKEIFFHYSEFCGDIDSLELGDTVEYSLSKGKGNKVSAEKVNKTHAVNGITDEADPTVYSGKVIRPLRSVDPTQTEYQGMIEVMEDGEMKGEVYPFGIVGMANKGDCLQKGETVKFQLCVLGQNGQMMAVNITPFRRATVECVKDQFGFINYEVGDSKKLFFHVKEVQDGVELQAGDEVEFSVILNQRTGKCSACNVWRVCEGAKAVAAPRPDRLVNRLKSINLDDANAPRLTVLRQPRGPDNSKGFGAERKIRQAGVID; encoded by the exons ATGAGCTTTGATCCAAACCTGCTCCACAACAATGGACACAACGGGTACCCCAACGGTACTTCGGCGGCGCTGCGCGAGACGGGCGTGATCGAGAAGCTGCTCACCTCGTACGGCTTCATCCAGTGCTCCGAGCGCCAGGCCAGGCTGTTCTTCCACTGCTCCCAGTACAACGGCAACCTGCAGGAGCTCAAAGTAGGAG ATGATGTTGAGTTTGAAGTGTCTTCTGATCGCCGAACTGGAAAACCCATTGCCATTAAATTGGTGaagataaaaccagaaatattaCCTGAAGAACGAATAAATGGACAA GTTGTGTGTGCTGTTCCTCACAATTTAGAGAGTAAATCTCCAGCTGCCCCGGGTCAAAGTCCAACAGGGAGTGTTTGCTACGAACGTAATGGG GAAGTATTTTACCTGACTTACACCCCAGAGGATGTCGAAGGAAATGTACAGCTGGAAACAGGAGATAAAATCAACTTTATAATTGATACAAATAAACA cACTGGTGCTGTAAGTGCTCGTAACATTctgctattaaaaaagaaacaagcccGCTGTCAAGGAGTAGTTTGTGCCATGAAA GAAGCCTTTGGATTTATTGAGAGAGGTGATGTCGTGAAGGAGATATTCTTTCACTATAGTGAATTTAAAGGTGACCTAGAAACCTTACAGCCTGGTGATGATGTGGAGTTTACAATCAAAGACAGAAAT GGTAAAGAAGTTGCAACAGATGTTAGACTGCTGCCTCAAGGAACTGTCATTTTTGAAGATATCAGCATTGAGCATTTTGAAGGAACTGTAACCAAAGTAATTCCAAAAGTACCCAGCAAAAACCAG AGTGATCCCTTACCAGGCCGCATCAAAGTGGACTTTGTGATTCCTAAAGAACTTCCCTTTGGAGACAAAGACACGAAATCCAAGGTGACCCTGCTGGAAAGTGACCACGTGCGGTTCAACATCTCAACGGACAGGCGTGACAAGCTGGAACGAGCCACCAACATTGAGGTCCTCCCCAACACCTTCCAGTTCACTAATGAAACCAGAGAAATG GGGGTGATTGCAGCCATGAGGGATGGCTTTGGCTTCATCAAGTGCGTGGACAGGGACGCTCGCATGTTCTTCCACTTCAGCGAGATCATGGATGGCAACCAGCTCCACATTTCTGATGAAGTGGAGTTCACTGTCGTTCCT GATATGCTGTCTGCCCAAAGGAACCATGCCATAAGGATTAAAAAGCTTCCCAAGGGCACAGTATCTTTCCACACCCAATCAGAACATCGTTTTGTGGGCACTATAGACAAAGAAGCCACTCCAGCCAAAGCCACTAGCCCAAATAAAGGCAAAGAGAAG GAAGCTGAGGATGGAATAATTGTGTATGATGACTGTGGAGTAAAACTGACCATTCCCTACCAGGCCAAGGATGTGGAAGGATCTACTAATCCCCAGATAGGAGATAAG GTTgagttctgtgtgtgtgaagtGAAGAGAACTGGTCTGCAAACAGCTGTGTCTGTCAGGATGCTGGGACGCAACTACTGCTCCAAGAGGCTTTTGGGATATGTGGCAGCCCTGAAAGATAACTTTGGGTTTATTGAAACAGCCAATCATGATAAGGAGATCTTCTTCCACTACAG TGAATTCTGTGGAGACATTGATAGCCTGGAACTTGGGGACACTGTGGAATACAGCTTgtcaaaaggcaaaggaaacaAAGTTAGTGCAGAGAAGGTGAACAAAACACATGCAG TGAATGGAATCACTGACGAAGCTGATCCAACTGTTTACTCTGGTAAAGTGATTCGTCCTTTGAGGAGTGTAGATCCCACACAGACTGAGTACCAGGGCATGATTGAAGTCATGGAAGATG GTGAGATGAAAGGAGAGGTCTATCCATTTGGAATTGTTGGAATGGCAAACAAAGGGGACTGTCTGCAGAAGGGGGAGACAGTGAAgttccagctgtgtgtgctggggcagaaCGGGCAGATGATGGCTGTGAACATCACCCCGTTCCGCAGGGCCACCGTGGAGTGTGTCAAGGAccag TTTGGTTTCATTAACTATGAAGTTGGTGACAGCAAAAAGCTCTTCTTCCATGTCAAAGAAGTGCAGGATGGTGtggagctccaggctggggatgaagTGGAGTTCTCCGTAATCCTGAACCAGCGCACAGGAAAATGCAGTGCCTGTAACGTGTGGCGTGTCTG CGAAGGCGCCAAGGCTGTTGCTGCTCCGCGTCCCGATAGACTCGTGAACCGTTTGAAGAGCATCAACCTGGACGATGCCAACGCCCCGCGGCTCACAGTGCTCCGCCAGCCCCGGGGGCCCGACAACTCAAAG GGATTTGGTGCAGAGAGAAAGATCCGCCAGGCTGGTGTTATAGACTGA